Part of the Kitasatospora sp. NBC_01266 genome, ACGGGCGGGACCGCTCCACAGAACATCAAGGAAAGGCACAACTTCCGTGGCTCATTGCGATGTTGACTCCAAGAACCCCCCGCCCCGCCGCATCGGGGCTGTGGTCCTGCTGCGGACGTCCACCGGGTCCGTGCTGCTGGTCAAGCCCACCTATCGCGAAGGCTGGCAGCTGCCCGGCGGCGGTGCCCACCAGGGTGAGCAGATCGCCGACGCTGCCGCCCGCGAGCTGAAGGAGGAGACCGGGCTGACGCGTCAGCTCTCGCACTTCTTGGCGCTGGACCAGGTGTCCGCCAGCGAGAACGGAAGCTCGGCCGAGGGCTTCAACATCGTGGTCGACGGCGGGACGCTCACCAGCGCCGAAGCGGCATCCGTCGCGATCCCCGACAGCGCCTCGGGCGAGCTGTCCGATATCAAGTGGGTGCCCCTGGACCGGCTCGGCGAGTACACCCAGCCGTACCAGGAACGCCGCATCCGGGCGGCCGTGGCTGCCGCCGTAGCCGGTGCCCGGC contains:
- a CDS encoding NUDIX hydrolase encodes the protein MAHCDVDSKNPPPRRIGAVVLLRTSTGSVLLVKPTYREGWQLPGGGAHQGEQIADAAARELKEETGLTRQLSHFLALDQVSASENGSSAEGFNIVVDGGTLTSAEAASVAIPDSASGELSDIKWVPLDRLGEYTQPYQERRIRAAVAAAVAGARLPLLEHGRTVGE